In Candidatus Zixiibacteriota bacterium, one genomic interval encodes:
- a CDS encoding FAD-binding oxidoreductase yields the protein MRMRADAIIIGGGIIGVATAFYLAREKFGQILLLEKEPLLGAGATSKAAGGIRAQFSTRVNVEMSMLSEKVFTGFKEETGFDALYDKVGYMFLLQSDEEVIRFRASYEMQKSLGLDVAMLEPSEIAMRAPHVSLEGIQAAAFCDDDGLGDPHEFLTGYEKAARKLGVEFAFDTEVTGIDVKQGEVAGVRTNHGTISCPLVINCAGPHAGVVAEMVGADLPVVPVRRQIVTTGELDFVKPSFPMVVDVKTGLYCHKESQGMLLGWADKSVEPSFDVSLDPDYTDHILEIALERIPQLEQAEVGNEWTGLYEVTPDHHAIIGWEPSVNGMFHIAGFSGHGFMHAPAAGLLSAEIMSGKKPTLDISAVSPTRFGQGVMVEETNVI from the coding sequence ATGCGGATGAGAGCCGACGCCATTATTATCGGCGGCGGGATTATCGGCGTCGCAACCGCCTTCTATCTGGCTCGTGAGAAGTTCGGCCAGATACTCCTTCTGGAAAAAGAACCACTATTGGGTGCCGGGGCAACCTCCAAAGCGGCCGGCGGGATAAGGGCCCAGTTCTCCACCAGAGTCAATGTCGAGATGTCGATGTTGTCCGAAAAGGTTTTCACTGGTTTCAAAGAGGAAACCGGTTTCGACGCGCTGTATGATAAGGTTGGGTACATGTTCCTTCTTCAGTCCGACGAGGAAGTCATCAGGTTCCGGGCCAGTTACGAGATGCAGAAGTCGTTGGGCCTGGATGTAGCAATGCTTGAGCCTTCGGAGATTGCCATGCGAGCGCCCCATGTTTCTCTGGAAGGTATTCAAGCCGCCGCCTTCTGCGATGACGACGGCCTGGGTGATCCGCACGAGTTTCTGACCGGCTACGAGAAAGCTGCTCGCAAACTGGGTGTCGAATTTGCCTTCGACACTGAAGTGACCGGGATTGACGTGAAACAAGGCGAAGTTGCGGGTGTCCGGACCAACCATGGCACAATCAGCTGTCCGCTCGTCATCAATTGCGCGGGACCTCATGCCGGAGTGGTCGCTGAGATGGTCGGTGCCGACTTGCCGGTCGTACCGGTCAGACGACAGATTGTAACGACCGGCGAACTGGATTTCGTTAAACCGTCCTTCCCCATGGTCGTCGATGTCAAGACCGGATTGTACTGCCACAAAGAATCGCAAGGGATGCTCCTGGGCTGGGCTGATAAATCGGTAGAGCCTTCGTTCGATGTATCTCTGGACCCGGACTACACCGACCACATTCTGGAAATCGCCCTCGAGCGAATACCCCAACTGGAACAGGCGGAGGTCGGCAACGAATGGACGGGGCTATACGAGGTGACGCCGGATCATCACGCCATTATTGGATGGGAACCGTCAGTGAACGGCATGTTCCACATAGCAGGCTTCTCCGGCCACGGATTCATGCATGCCCCGGCGGCAGGACTTCTAAGCGCCGAGATAATGTCCGGCAAAAAACCGACTTTGGATATCTCAGCCGTCAGCCCGACCCGCTTTGGACAGGGCGTCATGGTCGAAGAAACGAACGTAATCTGA
- a CDS encoding chloride channel protein yields MFSGLLDKYYHRFEFHGTHVLILLAVFVGLATAFGAMGFTWLIRYFNDLAFGLTDQILTEAVGARGFKFWLPLIPMVGGLLVGPIVYLFAREAKGHGVPEVMNAVARLGGIIRARVAVAKTIASAICIGSGGSAGREGPIVQIGSAIGSTVGQMFRMSGDRVRILVGCGAAAGISAVFNAPIAGVIFSLEVILGDFAIKTFSPVILSSVVASVVTRSFMGDHPAFTVPSYSLVSAWEIPLYVVMGAAMGGGGVIFTRTLTWFEDMFEKLKITDWTKPAVGGLMLGCIAIFYPQVLADGYETISLTLHGQLGVSLLLLLIVLKLLATSFTLGSGNSGGIFAPSLFMGAVGGGAFGFLVNYLFPGTVATPGAYALVGMAGMVAAATHAPITAMLIIFEMTSDYRIILPLMVTVVFAALIAGKLFEHSVYTIKLARRGIDIRGGKDINVLRSHKVSEIMDSKFETLSAATPLLSIFHAIERSSDSYFIVLDSAEQLRGVLSFQDIRSLMSEHTLDHLVIAQDVVNPETAVLLADDTLETAYRMFNLRDLRLIPIVVAGDEKKVIGVLRRDELLGYYNKQLIETLRR; encoded by the coding sequence ATGTTTTCCGGACTGCTTGATAAGTATTACCACCGTTTCGAATTCCACGGAACCCATGTCCTCATATTGCTGGCTGTGTTCGTGGGACTGGCCACAGCCTTCGGGGCGATGGGTTTCACCTGGCTTATTCGGTATTTTAACGACCTGGCCTTTGGTCTGACCGATCAGATCCTGACCGAGGCGGTTGGAGCGCGCGGTTTCAAGTTTTGGCTGCCGCTGATTCCCATGGTTGGCGGCTTGCTGGTCGGGCCGATTGTCTACCTGTTCGCCCGCGAGGCCAAAGGCCATGGGGTACCGGAAGTAATGAACGCGGTTGCGCGTCTGGGTGGGATCATTCGTGCCCGCGTGGCCGTGGCCAAGACGATTGCCTCGGCTATTTGTATAGGGTCCGGCGGCTCGGCCGGTCGAGAAGGGCCCATTGTTCAGATCGGATCAGCGATAGGCTCCACGGTCGGCCAGATGTTCAGGATGTCGGGTGATCGGGTGAGAATCCTGGTCGGCTGCGGCGCGGCTGCGGGGATATCGGCGGTGTTTAACGCCCCCATTGCGGGCGTGATTTTCTCGCTGGAAGTCATCCTGGGTGACTTTGCCATCAAGACTTTCTCGCCGGTGATTCTGTCGTCGGTGGTGGCCTCGGTGGTGACACGAAGTTTCATGGGGGACCATCCGGCCTTCACCGTGCCCAGTTATTCACTGGTCTCCGCATGGGAGATCCCGTTGTACGTTGTGATGGGCGCCGCCATGGGCGGTGGTGGGGTTATTTTTACGCGCACGCTTACCTGGTTTGAGGACATGTTTGAAAAACTCAAAATCACCGACTGGACCAAACCGGCCGTGGGTGGCTTGATGCTGGGCTGCATCGCGATCTTTTACCCGCAGGTACTGGCCGACGGATACGAGACTATCAGCCTGACCTTGCACGGACAGTTGGGTGTGTCGTTGTTGCTGTTGTTAATTGTCCTGAAACTGCTGGCTACGTCGTTCACGCTGGGGTCGGGTAATTCGGGAGGTATCTTCGCGCCATCGCTGTTTATGGGTGCCGTGGGCGGTGGTGCTTTCGGGTTTTTAGTGAACTATCTTTTCCCCGGCACCGTCGCCACGCCCGGCGCTTATGCTCTGGTTGGCATGGCCGGGATGGTTGCTGCAGCCACCCATGCGCCGATCACGGCGATGTTGATTATCTTTGAGATGACTTCCGACTACCGTATCATCCTTCCCCTGATGGTCACGGTAGTATTTGCCGCTCTCATTGCCGGAAAACTCTTCGAACACTCTGTCTACACGATAAAGCTGGCCCGCCGTGGAATCGACATACGTGGCGGTAAAGACATCAATGTTCTGCGTTCGCACAAAGTATCCGAGATCATGGACAGTAAGTTCGAAACACTTAGCGCTGCCACACCGTTACTCAGTATATTTCATGCCATAGAACGCTCCAGCGATTCTTATTTCATAGTCCTCGACTCAGCCGAGCAGTTGCGTGGTGTTCTGTCGTTCCAGGATATTCGGTCATTGATGAGTGAGCACACTCTTGACCACCTGGTCATTGCTCAGGATGTGGTTAATCCGGAAACGGCTGTGTTGCTGGCCGACGATACGCTGGAGACGGCTTATCGCATGTTCAACCTGCGTGATCTTCGCTTGATTCCGATTGTGGTTGCCGGTGATGAAAAGAAAGTCATCGGTGTGTTGCGTCGTGATGAACTTTTGGGGTACTACAACAAGCAGTTGATCGAGACGTTGCGGCGGTGA
- a CDS encoding sulfite exporter TauE/SafE family protein: MDWYLYIAVIAAGFIAGFINTLAGSGSLVTLPLLIFLGLPANIANGTNRIAILLQNAVAVKSFHRQKLIDFRHTLTLAIPAVLGALVGAQIAVNLDEVIMRRTIGALMLVMLIVTLMHPQRWLEQTKSIATRPGWWQMVLFFGIGIYGGFIQAGVGIFLLAGLVLSIGYDVVHANGAKVVIVFCFTVIALAVFVFNDQVNWTVGLVLAIGNMSGAWVAARMAVKRGAVFVRWLLIVVLILSAGYLLGAGDVIGL, from the coding sequence ATGGATTGGTATCTCTACATTGCGGTGATCGCAGCCGGCTTCATAGCCGGGTTTATCAATACGCTGGCCGGGTCCGGTTCACTGGTGACGTTGCCGCTGCTGATTTTCCTCGGCCTACCGGCCAACATCGCCAACGGTACCAATCGCATCGCGATACTCCTGCAGAACGCGGTCGCAGTGAAGAGTTTTCACCGTCAGAAGCTGATTGATTTCAGACACACTCTCACCCTGGCCATCCCGGCTGTGCTTGGCGCTTTGGTGGGCGCACAAATCGCGGTCAATCTGGACGAAGTTATCATGCGCCGCACCATCGGAGCATTGATGTTGGTCATGCTGATCGTCACACTGATGCATCCACAACGATGGCTTGAACAAACGAAATCGATTGCCACCCGACCGGGTTGGTGGCAGATGGTTTTGTTTTTCGGCATCGGAATCTACGGCGGCTTCATTCAGGCGGGCGTGGGTATCTTTCTGCTGGCCGGACTGGTGCTGAGTATCGGCTACGATGTCGTGCACGCTAACGGCGCCAAGGTGGTGATAGTTTTTTGCTTCACGGTAATAGCCTTGGCCGTCTTCGTGTTCAACGATCAGGTTAACTGGACGGTGGGACTTGTTCTTGCTATCGGCAACATGTCCGGCGCCTGGGTAGCTGCACGCATGGCGGTCAAGCGGGGCGCCGTGTTTGTGCGGTGGCTATTGATCGTCGTGCTGATCTTGTCGGCCGGGTATTTGTTGGGGGCAGGGGATGTGATCGGCTTGTGA
- a CDS encoding TldD/PmbA family protein has product MKDKLKECVDWLRGKGVNYADCRYVRTEKESLNVSDGNVDSFVRNLDVGVGIRVVANGAWGFASTATLTGAELRKTANLALKIAKASAITKHESVVLAEQEPYVARYRTKFKVDPFTVSSDDKIGLLINVCDEIRKSKKIKTAEGSMEFHHINKLFVSTEGAEIEQEIREAGGGYAAVAFDGNEAHRRSYPNSFGGDYATSGYEFIDSMNFMDHTDRVREEAVALLKAAPCPDTTTTVIINGPQMALQVHESCGHPTELDRVLGTEISLAGGSFMTIDKLKKLKYGSDIVNIVADATVPGALGSFGYDDEGVKAARNWLIRKGKFVGYLSSRETAPVINQRSSGTMRADGWNRLPLIRMTNINLEPGSWELDDLIADTKNGVFFDINKSWSIDDKRLNFQFGGECAWEIKNGKLGRMFKNPTYTGITPEFWNSCDAICNKNHWHVWGLPNCGKGEPMQSAHVAHGAAPARFRNVKVGVSK; this is encoded by the coding sequence GTGAAAGATAAACTCAAGGAATGTGTCGACTGGCTACGTGGCAAGGGGGTCAACTATGCCGATTGCCGTTATGTCAGGACCGAAAAGGAATCACTAAACGTCTCCGACGGCAACGTCGATTCGTTCGTGCGCAACCTGGATGTCGGCGTTGGTATCCGCGTCGTCGCCAACGGCGCCTGGGGATTTGCCTCAACGGCAACGCTGACCGGCGCGGAGTTGAGGAAAACTGCCAACCTGGCTCTCAAGATTGCCAAAGCCTCAGCCATCACCAAACATGAGTCGGTCGTGCTCGCCGAACAGGAGCCGTATGTCGCTCGGTATCGGACCAAATTCAAGGTCGATCCATTCACAGTGTCTTCGGACGATAAGATCGGGCTGCTGATCAACGTCTGCGATGAGATTAGAAAATCCAAGAAGATCAAAACAGCCGAAGGATCGATGGAATTCCATCACATCAACAAGCTGTTCGTGTCTACCGAAGGCGCCGAGATCGAGCAGGAGATTCGAGAGGCAGGCGGTGGATACGCGGCGGTTGCGTTCGACGGCAATGAAGCACATCGCCGATCATACCCGAATTCCTTTGGTGGTGACTACGCCACCAGCGGTTACGAGTTTATAGATAGCATGAACTTCATGGACCACACCGACCGGGTGCGCGAAGAAGCCGTGGCGTTGCTTAAGGCGGCTCCCTGCCCGGACACGACCACGACCGTAATTATCAACGGACCGCAGATGGCTTTGCAAGTTCACGAATCATGCGGCCATCCGACCGAGTTGGACCGTGTTTTAGGTACGGAGATATCGCTGGCCGGTGGGTCCTTCATGACTATCGACAAACTGAAGAAGCTCAAGTACGGCTCGGACATCGTCAACATCGTAGCCGATGCCACCGTGCCCGGCGCGCTGGGTAGTTTCGGGTACGACGATGAAGGTGTCAAAGCGGCGCGCAACTGGCTCATTCGCAAGGGGAAGTTCGTCGGATATCTTTCCAGCCGTGAGACGGCGCCGGTGATCAACCAACGCTCCAGCGGCACCATGAGGGCCGATGGATGGAACCGTCTGCCGCTGATTCGCATGACCAATATCAATCTCGAACCGGGCAGTTGGGAGCTCGATGATCTGATCGCCGATACCAAGAACGGTGTCTTCTTTGATATCAATAAGAGTTGGTCAATCGATGACAAGCGGCTTAACTTTCAGTTCGGCGGTGAGTGCGCCTGGGAGATCAAGAACGGCAAACTGGGTCGCATGTTCAAGAACCCCACCTACACCGGGATCACGCCGGAGTTTTGGAATTCGTGCGATGCGATTTGTAACAAGAACCACTGGCATGTTTGGGGTCTGCCCAACTGCGGCAAGGGCGAACCGATGCAGTCGGCCCATGTCGCACATGGCGCAGCACCGGCCAGGTTTAGAAACGTCAAAGTGGGGGTGAGTAAATGA
- a CDS encoding TldD/PmbA family protein, which produces MIGREKLIARLRQVMAHSTADETEVVFVGNDSGLTRYANSYIHQNVYESNNRVLFRTVLGKRVGVASCNSLVLADLRKTLADSIEIARQQRENPIFPGLPKPAKYKALETFDEATARFSPNDRAKAVKKVIAESNRKKFTMAGSLSTECGEIAVINSHGVEAYQPISSASINMIAMSDTSSGYAAGTSRRVSDIDFTTLARIAVGKCDQSQNPRQTEPGEYEVILEPPAVGEMLEWINYVGLGAKPFVQKTSFLSGRIGRKITSDKVTLYDNALDTRSAAFPFDFEGVPKKKVPFIEKGVAKGVVYDRAWAKKGGKKSTGHAITADDAAEGAFALNIFMAPGKVKREKMISAVKRGILVTRFHYINGLIDTRNMVLTGMTRDGTFLIENGEIVGGLKNLRFTDSFMRAFKSTVAMSKETECIDSWWSGVGCMTVPAVHLGSFRFSGKTEF; this is translated from the coding sequence ATGATCGGAAGAGAAAAACTAATTGCCCGGCTCAGGCAAGTGATGGCCCACTCCACCGCCGATGAAACCGAAGTCGTCTTTGTGGGCAACGACTCGGGGTTGACGCGCTATGCCAATTCATACATTCATCAGAATGTTTACGAGAGTAACAACCGCGTACTGTTCCGCACCGTTCTGGGAAAGCGAGTCGGTGTGGCTTCGTGTAATTCTCTGGTGCTGGCTGATCTGAGGAAGACGCTTGCGGATTCTATCGAAATCGCCAGACAGCAGCGTGAGAACCCCATCTTCCCGGGCCTGCCAAAGCCGGCCAAGTACAAGGCGCTTGAGACATTCGACGAAGCCACGGCCCGCTTCAGTCCCAATGACCGGGCCAAAGCGGTCAAGAAGGTCATCGCTGAGTCGAATCGCAAGAAATTCACCATGGCCGGATCGTTATCGACGGAGTGCGGTGAAATCGCCGTGATTAACTCACATGGTGTGGAAGCATACCAACCAATCAGTTCGGCCTCGATCAATATGATCGCCATGTCCGACACATCGTCGGGCTATGCCGCCGGCACCTCGCGTCGGGTCTCGGATATTGACTTCACAACTCTGGCCAGGATCGCCGTGGGCAAGTGCGACCAGTCCCAAAACCCGCGCCAAACAGAGCCGGGTGAGTACGAAGTGATCCTTGAACCACCGGCGGTGGGGGAGATGTTGGAATGGATCAACTATGTCGGTCTGGGCGCCAAACCGTTCGTGCAGAAAACATCGTTCCTCTCCGGTCGCATAGGTCGCAAGATCACATCGGACAAGGTCACTCTCTACGACAACGCGCTCGACACCCGGTCGGCTGCGTTTCCATTTGATTTTGAAGGCGTGCCCAAGAAGAAGGTTCCCTTCATTGAGAAGGGTGTGGCCAAAGGTGTCGTCTACGATCGTGCCTGGGCCAAGAAGGGTGGCAAGAAATCAACCGGTCATGCTATCACTGCCGATGATGCCGCCGAAGGTGCTTTTGCGTTGAACATATTTATGGCGCCCGGTAAAGTGAAGCGTGAGAAAATGATCTCAGCCGTCAAGCGCGGCATTTTGGTTACACGATTTCACTACATAAACGGGTTGATCGATACCCGCAACATGGTGCTGACCGGGATGACCCGCGATGGCACTTTTCTGATAGAAAACGGCGAAATCGTGGGCGGTCTGAAGAACCTGAGGTTTACCGATTCGTTCATGCGCGCCTTCAAATCGACCGTGGCCATGTCCAAAGAGACCGAGTGCATTGACTCATGGTGGAGTGGGGTTGGTTGCATGACGGTGCCTGCTGTTCATCTGGGATCGTTCCGGTTCTCGGGTAAAACAGAGTTTTAG
- a CDS encoding exonuclease domain-containing protein, with product MKKAIVNRFRDALITGLMAHKSPSDFLFDQTFVAFDTETTGLWAQAHRIVEIGAIRFRLSSESTEVFSMLVNPQRPMPEEVIEIHGITDDMVAEAPTIDKVLPDFVRFCGDSILVAHNAPFDISFVVCELERTGLEFGKNLILDTVDIYRRLYPGLPAYSLLQLARQFNLARTQDHRAVADAALVQGLFQNAVERFPELNHLDDLRNTFEVLSMYDWKSTPATIPPGLEDLVLACDENRRVRIVYQGSGRPPSSRVIQPRSLHSLGSRSYVTAFCEQAEAERTFRLDRIQSCELLEE from the coding sequence TTGAAAAAAGCGATTGTCAATCGGTTTCGGGACGCCCTTATTACAGGTCTTATGGCTCATAAATCACCCTCGGATTTTTTGTTCGATCAAACGTTTGTCGCCTTTGACACTGAGACCACCGGCCTGTGGGCGCAGGCACATCGGATTGTGGAAATAGGGGCCATCAGGTTCCGCCTGAGCTCCGAATCGACCGAGGTCTTCTCCATGCTGGTCAATCCTCAGCGACCCATGCCCGAGGAGGTTATTGAAATCCACGGGATCACCGATGACATGGTCGCGGAGGCGCCTACGATCGACAAAGTGCTACCCGACTTTGTCAGATTCTGCGGCGATTCCATTCTCGTGGCCCACAACGCACCCTTCGACATTTCGTTTGTTGTTTGTGAGTTGGAGCGCACCGGCCTGGAGTTTGGCAAAAACCTCATCCTGGACACAGTGGACATCTACCGTCGACTCTACCCCGGTCTGCCGGCCTATTCGCTGCTTCAGTTGGCCCGACAGTTTAATCTGGCCAGAACTCAAGACCACCGGGCAGTGGCCGATGCCGCCCTGGTGCAAGGGCTGTTCCAAAACGCTGTCGAGCGCTTTCCCGAATTGAACCACCTTGATGACCTGAGGAATACTTTTGAAGTACTGTCGATGTACGATTGGAAATCGACCCCCGCCACAATTCCGCCCGGTCTGGAAGACCTGGTCTTGGCCTGCGATGAAAACCGCCGGGTGCGGATTGTCTATCAGGGGTCCGGGCGACCGCCGTCGTCGAGAGTGATTCAACCAAGATCGCTGCACTCACTTGGCAGTCGTTCCTACGTCACCGCATTCTGCGAACAGGCCGAAGCCGAGCGCACGTTCAGGCTTGATCGCATACAGAGTTGCGAGTTGCTTGAGGAGTAG
- a CDS encoding aromatic amino acid ammonia-lyase — protein sequence MAIELDGSHLTIEDVVAVARHGEAVKLHPQSLEKIQECRAMVEDKMAAGEIMYGINTGIGEFSEVVLDDEQVQQFQKYLIYNHAAGIGDPAPVEYIRGAMVGRINVHAHGMSGVRPEITQTLVEMLNKGVTPYVCQKGSVGASGDLAPMSQVALLMLGEGKAYFQGELLDGKDAMDKAGISVPGLKARDGLAVINGSNLLTAMSAIFLYDADRWLRQAEIAAAMSLEALKANMKPYSVKLHQARGFAGAVRSAQAIGTYVAGGDLAEGRVKCKVQDAYSMRSTPQVIGAAHDALAYARSQVEIELNGVGDNPVFFPDENLQLSGANFQGTPVSVPMDMAGACVTMVSVMSERRMNRLNNPALSVGLPAFLTKGAGMFSGLMLSQYTADSLIVEQRMLSAPASIQSIPAAADQEDFVSMGMNTAIKNFQILDNAYGVLGIEFMAAAQALDFRDYKFGAGVRKAHEVVRRHVAYLDIDRPLYPDHTRMQELVKSGEILAEVEQVLGSQV from the coding sequence ATGGCTATAGAGCTTGATGGTTCCCATCTGACAATAGAAGACGTTGTCGCCGTGGCTCGACACGGAGAAGCGGTCAAACTGCATCCGCAGTCGCTGGAAAAGATCCAGGAATGCCGGGCCATGGTCGAGGATAAGATGGCTGCCGGTGAAATCATGTACGGGATCAACACCGGAATCGGCGAGTTTTCCGAAGTAGTGCTCGACGACGAACAGGTGCAGCAGTTTCAGAAGTATCTGATCTACAATCATGCCGCCGGTATCGGCGACCCGGCTCCGGTCGAATATATCCGCGGCGCCATGGTCGGTCGGATCAATGTTCATGCGCACGGCATGTCGGGTGTGCGCCCGGAGATCACCCAGACTCTGGTTGAGATGCTGAACAAAGGGGTGACACCTTATGTCTGTCAGAAAGGGTCGGTCGGGGCTTCGGGCGACCTGGCACCAATGTCGCAAGTGGCGCTCTTGATGCTGGGCGAAGGGAAAGCATACTTTCAAGGTGAACTGCTTGACGGCAAAGATGCAATGGACAAAGCCGGGATTTCTGTCCCGGGATTGAAGGCGCGCGACGGTCTGGCAGTCATCAACGGCTCCAATCTGCTCACCGCCATGAGTGCGATCTTCTTGTACGATGCTGATCGCTGGCTGAGGCAGGCGGAGATTGCCGCGGCCATGTCGCTGGAGGCTCTTAAGGCCAACATGAAACCGTACAGTGTGAAACTCCATCAGGCCCGAGGGTTCGCCGGAGCCGTGCGCAGTGCTCAAGCTATAGGCACTTATGTTGCCGGGGGTGACCTGGCCGAGGGCAGAGTTAAGTGCAAGGTGCAGGATGCCTATTCGATGCGTTCGACACCCCAGGTGATCGGCGCCGCGCATGATGCCTTGGCTTATGCCCGCTCGCAGGTCGAGATCGAACTGAACGGCGTCGGAGATAACCCGGTCTTTTTCCCGGATGAGAACCTGCAACTATCCGGGGCCAATTTCCAGGGCACCCCGGTATCCGTACCTATGGATATGGCCGGCGCCTGTGTAACGATGGTCAGCGTTATGTCCGAACGGCGCATGAACCGCCTGAACAACCCGGCCCTGAGTGTGGGACTACCCGCTTTTCTGACAAAGGGAGCCGGGATGTTCTCTGGTTTGATGCTGAGCCAGTACACGGCTGATTCGCTGATCGTCGAACAACGCATGCTGTCTGCTCCGGCATCAATCCAATCGATCCCGGCGGCCGCCGATCAGGAGGATTTCGTGTCGATGGGAATGAACACCGCTATCAAAAACTTTCAGATTCTCGACAACGCTTACGGTGTGCTCGGCATTGAATTCATGGCTGCTGCGCAAGCTCTGGATTTCCGTGACTACAAGTTTGGTGCGGGAGTTCGGAAAGCACATGAAGTCGTGCGTCGACATGTAGCCTATCTCGACATCGACCGGCCACTCTATCCGGATCATACTCGCATGCAGGAGCTGGTCAAGTCTGGTGAAATTCTGGCCGAAGTAGAGCAAGTATTGGGCAGCCAGGTCTGA